AGGCGCATGAAGCCGGGGCACTCGTCGTGGTCAGTACGGATCTTCTCGCCCTTACCCTCTTAGTGCCACCCGGAGAATGGGGAGCGGATATCGCGGTGGGGTCATCGCAACGATTTGGGGTTCCGCTGGGCTATGGCGGTCCCCATGCGGCATTTCTGGCCACAAAAGATTCTTTTAAACGAAACATCCCAGGCCGGATGGTGGGAGTATCCAAGGACGCTCATGGCCAAACGGCATATCGCTTGGCCCTCCAAACCCGGGAGCAACATATCCGGCGCGATCGAGCAACGAGTAACATTTGTACCGCACAAGTGCTGCTGGCAAATATTGCCGGCATGTATGCGGTCTACCATGGGCCAGAAGGATTAAAAAACATCGCCACCAATGTTCATCACCTCACTGCGCTCACAGCCGAAGGACTTCGTCGCCTGGGATGTCAACTCGACTCCAATGCCTTTTTTGATACCCTCCGGGTTCGGTGCCCGCACCTGAGCCCGTCCCAAATCATGAAGAAGGGTCAGCAGAGTTTCATCAATCTTCGACAATTTCCAGATGGGTCCTTTGGCATCGCGTTGGACGAAGCGACCACCATCACAGACGTGAGTCAGCTCCTGACCCTTTTCACCGACAATACCTCACTTCCCTTCTCCTTAAACGATCTGGCGGAACAACTCGGTTCCTCCATCCCAAATACCTTTCATCGCCATTCTCCTTTTCTCACACACCCTGTTTTTCACGACTACCATTCCGAGCACGAATTGCTCAGGTATATGTATCGGCTCCAATCGAAGGACCTCTCCCTTGTCCACTCCATGATTCCATTGGGATCATGCACCATGAAGCTCAATGCGACAACGGAGATGGTTCCCGTGACATGGCCGGAATTCAGTCGGATGCACCCCTTTGCCCCCAGTGACCAAGCGCAAGGGTATCAATTGTTGTTTCGGCAATTGGAGGCCTGGCTCGCCGAGATCACCGGGTTTGAGGCTGTTTCACTTCAACCCAATGCCGGCTCTCAAGGAGAATATACCGGATTGATGGTCATTCGGGCCTATCATGAGGAGCGAGGGCAAAAAGGACGGAATATCTGCCTTATTCCGGTTTCCGCGCACGGGACCAACCCCGCCAGTGCGGTCATCGCCGGATTGAAGGTTGTTCCTGTCGCCTGTGATAACCATGGAAACATCGATATTAAGGATTTAGAAGCCAAGTCAGCCCAATACCATGACACCCTCTCCTGTTTAATGGTGACCTACCCATCTACCCATGGCGTATTCGAAGAAGGTATCCGCAAGGTTTGTGAAATCGTGCACACGCATGGAGGCCAAGTGTATTTGGATGGCGCCAATATGAATGCCATGGTTGGCTTGGTGCATCCGGCTGCATTCGGGGCGGATGTGTGCCATCTCAACCTGCACAAAACTTTTTGTATCCCCCACGGTGGCGGAGGCCCAGGGATGGGCCCCATTGCCGTCGCATCGCACCTGGCACCCTTTCTACCAGGTCATCCCCTGGTACAGGTGGGAGGACCAAAAGGTATCGGCCCCATCGCCGCTGCCCCGTATGGCAGCCCGAATATTCTTCCCATCTC
Above is a window of Candidatus Nitrospira neomarina DNA encoding:
- the gcvP gene encoding aminomethyl-transferring glycine dehydrogenase, translating into MTTFAHRHIGSSESQIQEMLGALGLSSLNALMQATVPQEIRLARSLDLPAAQSEEEVLAELRHLSARNQVYRSFLGMGYYDCLTPPVIGRNILENPAWYTQYTPYQAEIAQGRLEALLNFQTMVADLTALPLANASLLDEATAAAEAMSMCRALSTLQGRTFFVAEDCHPQIIGVLQTRAKPLNISITIGNPDTLDFSNDETFGILLSYPSTDGTLRSYEALVQKAHEAGALVVVSTDLLALTLLVPPGEWGADIAVGSSQRFGVPLGYGGPHAAFLATKDSFKRNIPGRMVGVSKDAHGQTAYRLALQTREQHIRRDRATSNICTAQVLLANIAGMYAVYHGPEGLKNIATNVHHLTALTAEGLRRLGCQLDSNAFFDTLRVRCPHLSPSQIMKKGQQSFINLRQFPDGSFGIALDEATTITDVSQLLTLFTDNTSLPFSLNDLAEQLGSSIPNTFHRHSPFLTHPVFHDYHSEHELLRYMYRLQSKDLSLVHSMIPLGSCTMKLNATTEMVPVTWPEFSRMHPFAPSDQAQGYQLLFRQLEAWLAEITGFEAVSLQPNAGSQGEYTGLMVIRAYHEERGQKGRNICLIPVSAHGTNPASAVIAGLKVVPVACDNHGNIDIKDLEAKSAQYHDTLSCLMVTYPSTHGVFEEGIRKVCEIVHTHGGQVYLDGANMNAMVGLVHPAAFGADVCHLNLHKTFCIPHGGGGPGMGPIAVASHLAPFLPGHPLVQVGGPKGIGPIAAAPYGSPNILPISWVFIKLMGGEGLTKASQVAILNANYMANKLDKYYSMLFAGKNGMAAHEFILDLRPFKKSADIEVEDVAKRLMDFGFHAPTISWPVPGTMMIEPTESESKAELDRYCDALILIRQEIAEIEAGRLPRDNNPLKHAPHTIETIAQSDWPHPYSRETAAFPAPWLRQHKFWPSVSRIDNVYGDRNLICTCPPMDTYSS